A single Oncorhynchus nerka isolate Pitt River linkage group LG10, Oner_Uvic_2.0, whole genome shotgun sequence DNA region contains:
- the LOC115135044 gene encoding protein bicaudal C homolog 1-like isoform X1: protein MAAQCDSLSGYLQQSDQGSNSERSTDSPVAGSEDDLSGPHALPDPEWTEERFRVDRKKLEIMLLAATEGRVNGGEDFFQKVMDETKTQIAWPSKLKIGAKSKKDPHIKVCGKRDNVREAKDRIMSVLDTKQSNRVTLKMDVSHTEHSHVIGKGGNNIKKVMEDTGCHIHFPDSNRNNQAEKSNQVSIAGQPGGVEAARSKIRELLPLVLSFELPAIVQPDPGSPTVQHISQTYNLTVSFKPPTRLYGTTGVVRGSQNNSSAVKRGTAILLEHLAGSLASAISVSTHLDIAPQHHLFMMGRNGSNIKHITQRTGAQIHFPDPNSPQKKSTVYIQGIIESVCVARQYLMGCLPLVLMFDIKEDIEVEPQYITALMEQLDVFISIKPKPKQPSKSVIVKSVERNAVNMYEARKFLLGLESNGVSSALSSSTIGPSPTLICPVGLDILASAGLGLSSLGLLGPSAPHSLSSSPAPNSVLNSLNSSMSPLQNPPSPSPSLWPSSLTSTQGFSSQLMMHPVAQATLSSILLSGVKGYTQNTPSPPPGLAPIDKQTNGVPDCSKGPCTMNGHVKHPGSVYGRMSSASLADTVLNPNQCDSVQEASVHNQSEPRSSKSNQDEGSDTFVEVGMPRSPSHSANGNELKQMLASCKTSGKRHAVELLQGTKNSHLQYVCPELHSLLSRPHSSDCLLSDPESSASDGPVTDKRAPGSERAAERAAERAAQQNERDRIRLAPHSSFANMQVQLEALEYEQKKLLATKAMLKKPVVTEVRTPTNTWSGLGFSKSMPAETIKELRRANHVSYKPTMSTTYEVNSDYEGSPLSLSRSGSREGVGNGSDSDNWRDRNGVGNGLVNHAEFPASVSSPKRKQNKSAAEHYLSSSNYMDCISSVTGSNGCSLQSSLKGSDLPELFSKLGLGKYTDVFQQQEIDLQTFLTLTDQDLKELGITTFGARRKMLLAISGVNDYELNKNRRKLFEPPIRSSFLEGGASGRLSRQFHADMASVSGRW, encoded by the exons GTCATGGATGAAACCAAAACACAGATAGCGTGGCCTTCCAAACTGAAGATCGGCGCCAAGTCCAAAAAAG atccGCACATTAAGGTTTGTGGAAAGAGAGACAACGTGAGGGAAGCCAAAGACCGAATCATGTCAGTCCTCGACACAAAG CAGAGTAACAGGGTAACCCTTAAGATGGACGTGTCCCACACAGAGCACTCCCACGTCATCGGCAAGGGAGGCAACAACATCAAGAAGGTGATGGAGGACACGGGCTGCCACATCCACTTCCCAGACTCCAACCGCAACAACCAGGCGGAGAAGAGCAACCAG GTGTCCATTGCAGGCCAGCCAGGAGGGGTAGAGGCAGCTCGATCCAAAATCAGA GAGCTGCTCCCTCTGGTTCTGTCGTTTGAGCTGCCAGCCATCGTGCAGCCTGACCCAGGCTCCCCCACAGTGCAGCACATCTCCCAGACATACAACCTCACTGTCTCCTTCAAGCCCCCCACACGTCTCTATGGGACCACCGGAGTGGTCCGCGGCTCCCAGAACAACTCTAGTGCCGTCAAG AGAGGCACTGCCATATTGCTGGAGCACCTGGCGGGCAGCCTGGCCAGTGCCATCTCAGTCAGTACCCACCTGGACATCGCCCCCCAGCACCACCTCTTCATGATGGGCCGCAACGGCAGCAACATCAAGCACATCACCCAGAGGACAGGAGCCCAGATCCACTTCCCCGACCCCAACAGCCCCCAGAAGAAATCTACTGTTTACATCCAGGGAATCATCGAGTCTGTCTGCGTGGCGCGCCAGTACCTCATG GGCTGTCTACCGCTGGTGCTGATGTTTGACATTAAAGAGGACATCGAGGTGGAGCCCCAGTATATCACCGCTCTGATGGAGCAGCTGGATGTCTTCATCAGCATCAAGCCCAAACCAAAGCAGCCCAGCAAG tctgTGATCGTAAAGAGTGTGGAGCGGAATGCAGTGAACATGTACGAGGCCCGGAAGTTTCTGCTGGGTCTGGAGAGCAACGGAGTTTCATCCGCCCTGTCCTCCTCAACCATCGGCCCCTCCCCCACTCTCATCTGTCCCGTCGGCCTGGACATCCTGGCCTCAGCTGGCCTGGGGCTGAGCAGTCTGG GCCTCCTGGGGCCATCAGCGCCCCATTCTCTCAGTAGCTCCCCGGCTCCAAACTCTGTCCTCAACAGTCTGAACTCTTCCATGAGCCCCCTGCAGAACCccccgtctccctccccctcactgtGGCCCAGCTCTCTCACCAGCACACAAG GCTTCTCGTCTCAGTTGATGATGCACCCTGTAGCCCAGGCCACTCTGAGCAGTATCCTGCTCTCTGGGGTCAAGGGGTACACCCAGaacactccctcccctccccccggcCTCGCCCCGATCGACAAGCAGACCAACGGAGTCCCTGACTGCTCCAAAGGCCCCTGTACCATGAATGGACATGTAAAG caccCTGGCTCAGTCTATGGAAGGATGTCCAGTGCATCTCTGGCAGACACAGTTCTGAACCCCAACCAGTGTGACTCAGTTCAGGAGGCCAGCGTACACAACCAGTCAGAACCTCGCTCCAGCAAGTCCAACCAAGACGAAG GCTCTGACACCTTTGTGGAAGTGGGCATGCCCAGAAGCCCATCTCACTCAGCCAATGGGAACGAGCTAAAACAGATGCTGGCTTCCTGTAAGACGTCAGGGAAACGGCATGCGGTGGAGCTCCTCCAGGGGACCAAGAACTCCCATCTCCAGTATGTCTGTCCAGAGCTACA CTCTCTGTTGTCCCGCCCCCACAGCTCAGACTGcctcctgtcagacccagagtcgAGTGCTTCAGACGGCCCTGTGACGGATAAGAGGGCGCCGGGCAGTGAGCGGGCAGcagagagggcagcagagagggcAGCACAGCAGAACGAAAGGGACAGGATCCGCTTGGCACCACATTCCTCCTTTGCCAACATGCAGGTACAACTAGAG GCGCTTGAATATGAACAGAAAAAGCTGTTAGCAACCAAAG cTATGTTGAAGAAGCCTGTTGTGACTGAGGTACGGACCCCAACTAACACGTGGAGTGGTCTGGGTTTTTCCAAGTCCATGCCAGCGGAGACCATCAAGGAGCTGCGCAGGGCCAACCACGTTTCTTACAAACCCACAATGAGTACCACCTACGAGGTAAACTCTGACTATGAG ggctcccccctgtccctgtcccgctCCGGCAGCAGAGAGGGCGTGGGCAACGGCAGTGATTCTGACAACTGGAGGGACAGGAACGGGGTTGGGAACGGTCTTGTCAACCACGCCGAATTCCCAGCGTCTGTTAGCAGTCCCAAGAGGAAGCAGAACAAATCTG CTGCAGAGCACTATCTGAGCAGCAGTAACTACATGGACTGTATCTCCTCGGTCACCGGGAGCAATGGCTGcagtctccagtcctctctcaaaGGGTCGGACCTGCCGGAGCTGTTCAGCAAGCTGGGCCTGGGGAAATACACTGACGTGTTCCAACAACAGGAG ATCGATCTCCAGACCTTCCTCACTCTGACAGACCAGGACCTGAAAGAGCTGGGTATCACCACATTTGGAGCACGCAGGAAAATGCTGCTTGCCATCTCAGGTGTGAATGACTATG AACTGAACAAGAACCGAAGGAAGCTGTTTGAGCCTCCTATCAGGTCCTCCTTCCTGGAAGGGGGCGCCAGCGGGCGTCTGTCTCGTCAGTTCCACGCTGACATGGCCAGTGTCAGTGGCCGGTGGTAG
- the LOC115135044 gene encoding protein bicaudal C homolog 1-like isoform X6 has protein sequence MAAQCDSLSGYLQQSDQGSNSERSTDSPVAGSEDDLSGPHALPDPEWTEERFRVDRKKLEIMLLAATEGRVNGGEDFFQKVMDETKTQIAWPSKLKIGAKSKKDPHIKVCGKRDNVREAKDRIMSVLDTKQSNRVTLKMDVSHTEHSHVIGKGGNNIKKVMEDTGCHIHFPDSNRNNQAEKSNQVSIAGQPGGVEAARSKIRELLPLVLSFELPAIVQPDPGSPTVQHISQTYNLTVSFKPPTRLYGTTGVVRGSQNNSSAVKRGTAILLEHLAGSLASAISVSTHLDIAPQHHLFMMGRNGSNIKHITQRTGAQIHFPDPNSPQKKSTVYIQGIIESVCVARQYLMGCLPLVLMFDIKEDIEVEPQYITALMEQLDVFISIKPKPKQPSKSVIVKSVERNAVNMYEARKFLLGLESNGVSSALSSSTIGPSPTLICPVGLDILASAGLGLSSLGLLGPSAPHSLSSSPAPNSVLNSLNSSMSPLQNPPSPSPSLWPSSLTSTQGFSSQLMMHPVAQATLSSILLSGVKGYTQNTPSPPPGLAPIDKQTNGVPDCSKGPCTMNGHVKHPGSVYGRMSSASLADTVLNPNQCDSVQEASVHNQSEPRSSKSNQDEGSDTFVEVGMPRSPSHSANGNELKQMLASCKTSGKRHAVELLQGTKNSHLQYVCPELHSDCLLSDPESSASDGPVTDKRAPGSERAAERAAERAAQQNERDRIRLAPHSSFANMQVQLEALEYEQKKLLATKAMLKKPVVTEVRTPTNTWSGLGFSKSMPAETIKELRRANHVSYKPTMSTTYEVNSDYEGSPLSLSRSGSREGVGNGSDSDNWRDRNGVGNGLVNHAEFPASVSSPKRKQNKSAAEHYLSSSNYMDCISSVTGSNGCSLQSSLKGSDLPELFSKLGLGKYTDVFQQQEIDLQTFLTLTDQDLKELGITTFGARRKMLLAISGVNDYELNKNRRKLFEPPIRSSFLEGGASGRLSRQFHADMASVSGRW, from the exons GTCATGGATGAAACCAAAACACAGATAGCGTGGCCTTCCAAACTGAAGATCGGCGCCAAGTCCAAAAAAG atccGCACATTAAGGTTTGTGGAAAGAGAGACAACGTGAGGGAAGCCAAAGACCGAATCATGTCAGTCCTCGACACAAAG CAGAGTAACAGGGTAACCCTTAAGATGGACGTGTCCCACACAGAGCACTCCCACGTCATCGGCAAGGGAGGCAACAACATCAAGAAGGTGATGGAGGACACGGGCTGCCACATCCACTTCCCAGACTCCAACCGCAACAACCAGGCGGAGAAGAGCAACCAG GTGTCCATTGCAGGCCAGCCAGGAGGGGTAGAGGCAGCTCGATCCAAAATCAGA GAGCTGCTCCCTCTGGTTCTGTCGTTTGAGCTGCCAGCCATCGTGCAGCCTGACCCAGGCTCCCCCACAGTGCAGCACATCTCCCAGACATACAACCTCACTGTCTCCTTCAAGCCCCCCACACGTCTCTATGGGACCACCGGAGTGGTCCGCGGCTCCCAGAACAACTCTAGTGCCGTCAAG AGAGGCACTGCCATATTGCTGGAGCACCTGGCGGGCAGCCTGGCCAGTGCCATCTCAGTCAGTACCCACCTGGACATCGCCCCCCAGCACCACCTCTTCATGATGGGCCGCAACGGCAGCAACATCAAGCACATCACCCAGAGGACAGGAGCCCAGATCCACTTCCCCGACCCCAACAGCCCCCAGAAGAAATCTACTGTTTACATCCAGGGAATCATCGAGTCTGTCTGCGTGGCGCGCCAGTACCTCATG GGCTGTCTACCGCTGGTGCTGATGTTTGACATTAAAGAGGACATCGAGGTGGAGCCCCAGTATATCACCGCTCTGATGGAGCAGCTGGATGTCTTCATCAGCATCAAGCCCAAACCAAAGCAGCCCAGCAAG tctgTGATCGTAAAGAGTGTGGAGCGGAATGCAGTGAACATGTACGAGGCCCGGAAGTTTCTGCTGGGTCTGGAGAGCAACGGAGTTTCATCCGCCCTGTCCTCCTCAACCATCGGCCCCTCCCCCACTCTCATCTGTCCCGTCGGCCTGGACATCCTGGCCTCAGCTGGCCTGGGGCTGAGCAGTCTGG GCCTCCTGGGGCCATCAGCGCCCCATTCTCTCAGTAGCTCCCCGGCTCCAAACTCTGTCCTCAACAGTCTGAACTCTTCCATGAGCCCCCTGCAGAACCccccgtctccctccccctcactgtGGCCCAGCTCTCTCACCAGCACACAAG GCTTCTCGTCTCAGTTGATGATGCACCCTGTAGCCCAGGCCACTCTGAGCAGTATCCTGCTCTCTGGGGTCAAGGGGTACACCCAGaacactccctcccctccccccggcCTCGCCCCGATCGACAAGCAGACCAACGGAGTCCCTGACTGCTCCAAAGGCCCCTGTACCATGAATGGACATGTAAAG caccCTGGCTCAGTCTATGGAAGGATGTCCAGTGCATCTCTGGCAGACACAGTTCTGAACCCCAACCAGTGTGACTCAGTTCAGGAGGCCAGCGTACACAACCAGTCAGAACCTCGCTCCAGCAAGTCCAACCAAGACGAAG GCTCTGACACCTTTGTGGAAGTGGGCATGCCCAGAAGCCCATCTCACTCAGCCAATGGGAACGAGCTAAAACAGATGCTGGCTTCCTGTAAGACGTCAGGGAAACGGCATGCGGTGGAGCTCCTCCAGGGGACCAAGAACTCCCATCTCCAGTATGTCTGTCCAGAGCTACA CTCAGACTGcctcctgtcagacccagagtcgAGTGCTTCAGACGGCCCTGTGACGGATAAGAGGGCGCCGGGCAGTGAGCGGGCAGcagagagggcagcagagagggcAGCACAGCAGAACGAAAGGGACAGGATCCGCTTGGCACCACATTCCTCCTTTGCCAACATGCAGGTACAACTAGAG GCGCTTGAATATGAACAGAAAAAGCTGTTAGCAACCAAAG cTATGTTGAAGAAGCCTGTTGTGACTGAGGTACGGACCCCAACTAACACGTGGAGTGGTCTGGGTTTTTCCAAGTCCATGCCAGCGGAGACCATCAAGGAGCTGCGCAGGGCCAACCACGTTTCTTACAAACCCACAATGAGTACCACCTACGAGGTAAACTCTGACTATGAG ggctcccccctgtccctgtcccgctCCGGCAGCAGAGAGGGCGTGGGCAACGGCAGTGATTCTGACAACTGGAGGGACAGGAACGGGGTTGGGAACGGTCTTGTCAACCACGCCGAATTCCCAGCGTCTGTTAGCAGTCCCAAGAGGAAGCAGAACAAATCTG CTGCAGAGCACTATCTGAGCAGCAGTAACTACATGGACTGTATCTCCTCGGTCACCGGGAGCAATGGCTGcagtctccagtcctctctcaaaGGGTCGGACCTGCCGGAGCTGTTCAGCAAGCTGGGCCTGGGGAAATACACTGACGTGTTCCAACAACAGGAG ATCGATCTCCAGACCTTCCTCACTCTGACAGACCAGGACCTGAAAGAGCTGGGTATCACCACATTTGGAGCACGCAGGAAAATGCTGCTTGCCATCTCAGGTGTGAATGACTATG AACTGAACAAGAACCGAAGGAAGCTGTTTGAGCCTCCTATCAGGTCCTCCTTCCTGGAAGGGGGCGCCAGCGGGCGTCTGTCTCGTCAGTTCCACGCTGACATGGCCAGTGTCAGTGGCCGGTGGTAG
- the LOC115135044 gene encoding protein bicaudal C homolog 1-like isoform X5 gives MAAQCDSLSGYLQQSDQGSNSERSTDSPVAGSEDDLSGPHALPDPEWTEERFRVDRKKLEIMLLAATEGRVNGGEDFFQKVMDETKTQIAWPSKLKIGAKSKKDPHIKVCGKRDNVREAKDRIMSVLDTKQSNRVTLKMDVSHTEHSHVIGKGGNNIKKVMEDTGCHIHFPDSNRNNQAEKSNQVSIAGQPGGVEAARSKIRELLPLVLSFELPAIVQPDPGSPTVQHISQTYNLTVSFKPPTRLYGTTGVVRGSQNNSSAVKRGTAILLEHLAGSLASAISVSTHLDIAPQHHLFMMGRNGSNIKHITQRTGAQIHFPDPNSPQKKSTVYIQGIIESVCVARQYLMGCLPLVLMFDIKEDIEVEPQYITALMEQLDVFISIKPKPKQPSKSVIVKSVERNAVNMYEARKFLLGLESNGVSSALSSSTIGPSPTLICPVGLDILASAGLGLSSLGLLGPSAPHSLSSSPAPNSVLNSLNSSMSPLQNPPSPSPSLWPSSLTSTQGFSSQLMMHPVAQATLSSILLSGVKGYTQNTPSPPPGLAPIDKQTNGVPDCSKGPCTMNGHVKHPGSVYGRMSSASLADTVLNPNQCDSVQEASVHNQSEPRSSKSNQDEGSDTFVEVGMPRSPSHSANGNELKQMLASCKTSGKRHAVELLQGTKNSHLQYVCPELHSLLSRPHSSDCLLSDPESSASDGPVTDKRAPGSERAAERAAERAAQQNERDRIRLAPHSSFANMQVQLEALEYEQKKLLATKAMLKKPVVTEVRTPTNTWSGLGFSKSMPAETIKELRRANHVSYKPTMSTTYEGSPLSLSRSGSREGVGNGSDSDNWRDRNGVGNGLVNHAEFPASVSSPKRKQNKSAAEHYLSSSNYMDCISSVTGSNGCSLQSSLKGSDLPELFSKLGLGKYTDVFQQQEIDLQTFLTLTDQDLKELGITTFGARRKMLLAISGVNDYELNKNRRKLFEPPIRSSFLEGGASGRLSRQFHADMASVSGRW, from the exons GTCATGGATGAAACCAAAACACAGATAGCGTGGCCTTCCAAACTGAAGATCGGCGCCAAGTCCAAAAAAG atccGCACATTAAGGTTTGTGGAAAGAGAGACAACGTGAGGGAAGCCAAAGACCGAATCATGTCAGTCCTCGACACAAAG CAGAGTAACAGGGTAACCCTTAAGATGGACGTGTCCCACACAGAGCACTCCCACGTCATCGGCAAGGGAGGCAACAACATCAAGAAGGTGATGGAGGACACGGGCTGCCACATCCACTTCCCAGACTCCAACCGCAACAACCAGGCGGAGAAGAGCAACCAG GTGTCCATTGCAGGCCAGCCAGGAGGGGTAGAGGCAGCTCGATCCAAAATCAGA GAGCTGCTCCCTCTGGTTCTGTCGTTTGAGCTGCCAGCCATCGTGCAGCCTGACCCAGGCTCCCCCACAGTGCAGCACATCTCCCAGACATACAACCTCACTGTCTCCTTCAAGCCCCCCACACGTCTCTATGGGACCACCGGAGTGGTCCGCGGCTCCCAGAACAACTCTAGTGCCGTCAAG AGAGGCACTGCCATATTGCTGGAGCACCTGGCGGGCAGCCTGGCCAGTGCCATCTCAGTCAGTACCCACCTGGACATCGCCCCCCAGCACCACCTCTTCATGATGGGCCGCAACGGCAGCAACATCAAGCACATCACCCAGAGGACAGGAGCCCAGATCCACTTCCCCGACCCCAACAGCCCCCAGAAGAAATCTACTGTTTACATCCAGGGAATCATCGAGTCTGTCTGCGTGGCGCGCCAGTACCTCATG GGCTGTCTACCGCTGGTGCTGATGTTTGACATTAAAGAGGACATCGAGGTGGAGCCCCAGTATATCACCGCTCTGATGGAGCAGCTGGATGTCTTCATCAGCATCAAGCCCAAACCAAAGCAGCCCAGCAAG tctgTGATCGTAAAGAGTGTGGAGCGGAATGCAGTGAACATGTACGAGGCCCGGAAGTTTCTGCTGGGTCTGGAGAGCAACGGAGTTTCATCCGCCCTGTCCTCCTCAACCATCGGCCCCTCCCCCACTCTCATCTGTCCCGTCGGCCTGGACATCCTGGCCTCAGCTGGCCTGGGGCTGAGCAGTCTGG GCCTCCTGGGGCCATCAGCGCCCCATTCTCTCAGTAGCTCCCCGGCTCCAAACTCTGTCCTCAACAGTCTGAACTCTTCCATGAGCCCCCTGCAGAACCccccgtctccctccccctcactgtGGCCCAGCTCTCTCACCAGCACACAAG GCTTCTCGTCTCAGTTGATGATGCACCCTGTAGCCCAGGCCACTCTGAGCAGTATCCTGCTCTCTGGGGTCAAGGGGTACACCCAGaacactccctcccctccccccggcCTCGCCCCGATCGACAAGCAGACCAACGGAGTCCCTGACTGCTCCAAAGGCCCCTGTACCATGAATGGACATGTAAAG caccCTGGCTCAGTCTATGGAAGGATGTCCAGTGCATCTCTGGCAGACACAGTTCTGAACCCCAACCAGTGTGACTCAGTTCAGGAGGCCAGCGTACACAACCAGTCAGAACCTCGCTCCAGCAAGTCCAACCAAGACGAAG GCTCTGACACCTTTGTGGAAGTGGGCATGCCCAGAAGCCCATCTCACTCAGCCAATGGGAACGAGCTAAAACAGATGCTGGCTTCCTGTAAGACGTCAGGGAAACGGCATGCGGTGGAGCTCCTCCAGGGGACCAAGAACTCCCATCTCCAGTATGTCTGTCCAGAGCTACA CTCTCTGTTGTCCCGCCCCCACAGCTCAGACTGcctcctgtcagacccagagtcgAGTGCTTCAGACGGCCCTGTGACGGATAAGAGGGCGCCGGGCAGTGAGCGGGCAGcagagagggcagcagagagggcAGCACAGCAGAACGAAAGGGACAGGATCCGCTTGGCACCACATTCCTCCTTTGCCAACATGCAGGTACAACTAGAG GCGCTTGAATATGAACAGAAAAAGCTGTTAGCAACCAAAG cTATGTTGAAGAAGCCTGTTGTGACTGAGGTACGGACCCCAACTAACACGTGGAGTGGTCTGGGTTTTTCCAAGTCCATGCCAGCGGAGACCATCAAGGAGCTGCGCAGGGCCAACCACGTTTCTTACAAACCCACAATGAGTACCACCTACGAG ggctcccccctgtccctgtcccgctCCGGCAGCAGAGAGGGCGTGGGCAACGGCAGTGATTCTGACAACTGGAGGGACAGGAACGGGGTTGGGAACGGTCTTGTCAACCACGCCGAATTCCCAGCGTCTGTTAGCAGTCCCAAGAGGAAGCAGAACAAATCTG CTGCAGAGCACTATCTGAGCAGCAGTAACTACATGGACTGTATCTCCTCGGTCACCGGGAGCAATGGCTGcagtctccagtcctctctcaaaGGGTCGGACCTGCCGGAGCTGTTCAGCAAGCTGGGCCTGGGGAAATACACTGACGTGTTCCAACAACAGGAG ATCGATCTCCAGACCTTCCTCACTCTGACAGACCAGGACCTGAAAGAGCTGGGTATCACCACATTTGGAGCACGCAGGAAAATGCTGCTTGCCATCTCAGGTGTGAATGACTATG AACTGAACAAGAACCGAAGGAAGCTGTTTGAGCCTCCTATCAGGTCCTCCTTCCTGGAAGGGGGCGCCAGCGGGCGTCTGTCTCGTCAGTTCCACGCTGACATGGCCAGTGTCAGTGGCCGGTGGTAG